The segment CTCTACGGCCGGCTCACTCGTCATCGATAAACCCGACATTCCCATCGGCGGACAGCATGACCGCGATAGGCCGGGTTTGCGGAAAATGAGCCAGTACGATAAAGACAATGATCAGGAAGGGCACACACAGAAACATCCCGACCACCCCCCAGATATAGCCCCAAAGGCCCAGGTTCAACAGGATCAACAGCGGGCTGAGGTTGAACGACGTACCCATCATCCTTGGTTCCAGGAAATTGCCGATGGCCATCTGGAATGACGCGATCACCGCCAGCACCAGCACGAACTGGGTGTAGCCTTCGAACTGAGCCAGCGCAATGACGGCGGGGAAAATCGTGGCAATGATCGATCCAACCGTGGGAATGAAGTTGAGCAGGAATATCAGTAATCCCCACACCGCAGCGAAATCGACGTCAAGAATAAGCAGAAATCCATAGCTGAGCACCCCGGTTAGCGTGCTGGTGAACACCTTGATGCTGATGTATTTGCGAATATCGTGCTGAATCTTTTTAATGATGTTGCGAACTCTTCGTTCCCGCTCCGGATTATCCACCAGGCTGGAAATTTTCTTATCCATGCTGCCCTGTTCCAGCAACAGAAAAATAATGTAGATGAAGATGATACCGCCACTGGTGACTATCGATGTGAAAGTACTGGCCAGGGAAGCGAAAATAGCAGGCAGATCAAGCCAGCCAGGGTCCAGCAAAAATCCCGACAGATCCCCGGTTTCCTCGTCCATCAGGTATTCGGAAAACGGTAGATTTCGTATGCGGGCTTCGATATTTGCCTGGTAAGTGGGAATTACGTCTCTGACATCCGCGATACGGGAGCCGATGAAATTGACCACGGCCCAGCCCAGGGCAACAAACGTAAGAATGGAAGCCAGCAGGCAGACCGACCAGGGGATGCGGACACCTCCCAGTTTGAATTGCTGAAACCCGCTGGCGAGCAGATTGATCAGGTACCACAGGGCCACCGCCACCACCAGCGGCAACAGCAATGCTTCGCCCACAATCAGAACGTAGAAAATCGCAATTACCAGCACTGCAATGGCGGTGACGTTAAGGGTCTTCATCAATGGTTTTCACCTTGTTGTTCAAGTTGCGCCGGGAGTCACATTGTCCCGTACTGTAACCGGGTGATTTTGCGAAGAATATCACATTTTCCCGGCGGCTCACTCTTTACGCTATGTACCTTGCACATTCCTCTGTTTTATAAGGCAAAAAGACTCCCATGGAAGAGCAGGTAAAACTGAACGGCTACTCAAACCTCGCCAAGATAGGTGAAGGCGGCATGGCGTTTGTGTACCGCGGCATTCAGGATTCCCTCAAGCGCCCGGTGGCGATCAAAATTCTTACCCATGAACTGGAAGATCACGGCGAAGCCCGTAATCGATTCGAACGGGAGTCTCTGATTATCGCCCGCCTCAATCACCCCAACATCATTCACGTGATTGACCGGGGGATCAACGAGGATGATCTGCCCTACTTCGTCATGGAATACATCGAAGGCATCGATCTGAACAATGCTGTCCAGGTGATGCAGCTGGACCACTACAACAAAATGGGCATCATCATTCAATTGCTGAAAGCCCTGGCCTATGCACACAAGAACAATGTAATTCATCGGGATATCAAGCCCGACAATATCCTGGTCGACGAAAACTGCAACATCAAGGTACTGGACTTCGGTATCGCCCAGTTTTATGAAGATCAGCGCTTACCCAGCGAAAAGACCGTGGAAGGTACGGTCATGGGAACCTATAACTACATGTCCCCGGAGCAACGGGAATCTGCCGACAATGTGACAGTAAAGAGTGATATTTACTCCGTCGGTGTCGTAATGTACCGACTCTTTACCGGTGAGATTCCCTCCGGCCACTTCCCTCCCCCTTCCAAACTGAACCCCGAAGTCAGTCCGGACCTGGACCGGATCATCCTGCAGTGTCTGGAGCCCAAACCCGAGGACCGGCCCGAATCCGCCGAAGCGCTGAAGATAGAGGTGTTGAGCGTCATGAAAGGCGCTCACATCATGGGCGACCAGAAGAAACGCGCCGAACAGGGCATCACTCAGATCAAGGCTAAGTTTCAGCTGCTCGATGTATTGCGTGAAGACCGGTACGGGTCGGTCTATCTGTACCAGCAGAAGCAATCGCAAAACCTGCTGATCATAAAGAAGAAAACCAAGAACTCACCCGGTTTCGAAACCAGCAACAAGCTGGCCAAAATACAGCACCAGAATGTTCTTTCCACGCTGGGAACGGCCAGGAACGACCGTCTTTTTATCCTCGTCCAAAGCTACCTCAGCGGCGGTACCCTGCAGGACAAACTGGCCTTCCAACTGGACTGGAACGAGACTCTGCGAATCGGCAAGGAAATCTGCCAGGGCATGAATTTCGCCCACAAACACAACATAGTGCACGGCCACCTGCGACCGACGAATATACTTTTTACCGATCGGGGCGAAGTCAAAATTACGGATTTCGGCCTGAAGGATGACTTGAGCGACGTTAGAAACGCCCACTTCTACAGTCTCCAGGGCGAACCTGAGAGCATTGCCGCCGACATTTATGCGGTCGGGGTGATCCTTTACCAATTGTTTACCGGCAGCCTGCCCAGGCAGCAATCAAACTATCCCGGTCAACCCCGCAAGACCTTCCTCGACCTGCCTGGTGATATCCAGGAACTGATTACCACCATGCTTTCGACCATCCCTGAACGGCGCCACCGGGACAGTCTGCAGCGCAGCATCAGAATGTTCAGCGAACATCTGGAAGTAACCGGGTCTAAATCTCCTGACACTTCTGCCGCTGATGTGGAGAGAGAACCTGATTCTGAGCCCCGGCGCACCAAGGACGATATAACGGCGATAACTGTACCCAGACTCGAGGAGGACGCCCAGGAGCCGGTCTTTGAATTGGCCGCTCATCAGAAAAAAGTACCTTTTTACAAGACTCGCACATCCTGGATGTTCGGGATTCTGCTGTTACTGTTTACACAGTATCTGCTGTTCTTTGGCGGAAACGGGCGAATCAGCCAGGTCGTGCCACTGGTCTATGATCAGATGGCCGACAGTTTCCGGGGGTTTCTGGGAGAACAGTGATGTCAGAACTTACCAATGCAGTAGAGATAGCGGCGTTTACCGACACCGGGCTGGCCAGGGATCATAACGAAGACTGCATCGGGTATGACATTTCCTCCGGTATCGCCGTGCTGGCGGACGGGATGGGGGGCCACCAGGCCGGTGAGATAGCCAGCCGTATGGCGGTAGAACAGGTCCTGAGGCAGATGAAATCGAGGCTTATTAAACAAACTGGCAGACCGATAACCAGTTCTCAGATGCTTAATTTGGTTTCCAATACAATTTCGAGCAGCAACCGGAAAATATTTGAGGCATCAGAAGAAATCAGTTCCAGGCACGGAATGGGAACCACGGTGGTCGCGGCGGTGGTCGAAGGATCTCACCTTTATGCCGGCCACGTTGGTGATTCCAGGCTGTACCTGCTCCGCGACAGCAAGCTGCGGAGAATTACCAAGGATCATAGCCTGGTGCAGGATTTGATCGATAAAGGATTTTATACGGAAGACGAAGCCCGCTCGGCTTCTATCAACCATGTCGTCACACGCGCCCTGGGAACAGCAGAGGTGGTTGAAGTCGATATTCTCGAACAGGAAGCAGAGCGGGATGACCTGTTTCTACTTTGCTCGGACGGTCTGTCCGATATGTTAAGTGACGAAATGATTGAGCAGATATTGAGCGAGGCCGACATGACGCTGGATGACAAGGCACAGGGCCTGGTTGCCAGGGCCAACCAGAACGGCGGCAAAGACAATGTTTCTGTCATTCTGATAAGGGTGCAGTCTCCCGAGTAGGCTGATAATCAGGATGCCTCGCGGCATACTACAAATTTTAAATCGATCAGGTAGAACCCGATGACTGGAAAATTAGAGTTCAGTTTCAACGCAAACAAAATCGGCGAGTACGCTCTCGATAAAGAAGTCATGACTATCGGGCGAAAGGATGACAATGACATCCGTATCGACAATCTTGCCGTGAGTGGCCATCACGCCAAGTTGCTGACGATTTTTGGCGATTCGTTCCTGGAAGATCTTAACAGCACCAATGGCACCTTTGTAAACGGGAAAAGCATCGACAAGCATGCCCTGCAGAATGGTGACGTAATCACTATCGGCAAGCATGAACTGCGTTATATCAACTACAACAACAAGCCCAGCGCATCAGTGGCTGGCGATATAGAGAAAACCGTCTTTATCGGCGCCAAAGGCCCAAAGAAAGCGCCGATCAACGGTGCGCCCAAGCCCAATCTTGAAGAACGCCTGCAAACGGCCAAACTGCAACTACTGAACGGTAAGAGTTCCGGCAGAGAGTTGTTTCTTGAAAAGGAATCGATAAAGCTGGGTAAGCCCGGCACGCAGGTGGTCCTGATCAATCGGCGTCCCGACGGGCATTTCATTGTCACCCTGGAACAGGCCGAAGAATGCAAGCCCCTGCGGGTGAACGGTGTTGATATCGGTTCCCGCTCGGTAAAACTTCAGAACCACGACATTATCGAAATCAATCAGCTGAAGATCGAATATTACCTCGGGACATAGCGTCACCGGGCATTATCGCCCGTCCAGGGCTCGACTCTGTGTTCACCAGCGGCCCGGAGGCACGCTTCACAGGCCACAGTATCTCCGCTTCCACCAGATCGTAAAGGCTGCTCAAATGCGTGCGACGCCCGGTTCCGGGCCTGCTGTCCGAGGTGGCCACCACCACCAGGCCATAGTCCTTAACCACAAAAATCAGTTGACCACCGAAACCCCAGGCCACCGGGACCAGCATATCTGCCAGGTCGCGCAGCCACCAGCCGTAACCGTAAAACCTACCCTGCCCTCTTGGCGAGGTGGCATGAGGCTGAAAGGACTCGTTCACCC is part of the Gammaproteobacteria bacterium genome and harbors:
- a CDS encoding AI-2E family transporter, yielding MKTLNVTAIAVLVIAIFYVLIVGEALLLPLVVAVALWYLINLLASGFQQFKLGGVRIPWSVCLLASILTFVALGWAVVNFIGSRIADVRDVIPTYQANIEARIRNLPFSEYLMDEETGDLSGFLLDPGWLDLPAIFASLASTFTSIVTSGGIIFIYIIFLLLEQGSMDKKISSLVDNPERERRVRNIIKKIQHDIRKYISIKVFTSTLTGVLSYGFLLILDVDFAAVWGLLIFLLNFIPTVGSIIATIFPAVIALAQFEGYTQFVLVLAVIASFQMAIGNFLEPRMMGTSFNLSPLLILLNLGLWGYIWGVVGMFLCVPFLIIVFIVLAHFPQTRPIAVMLSADGNVGFIDDE
- a CDS encoding Stp1/IreP family PP2C-type Ser/Thr phosphatase, with product MSELTNAVEIAAFTDTGLARDHNEDCIGYDISSGIAVLADGMGGHQAGEIASRMAVEQVLRQMKSRLIKQTGRPITSSQMLNLVSNTISSSNRKIFEASEEISSRHGMGTTVVAAVVEGSHLYAGHVGDSRLYLLRDSKLRRITKDHSLVQDLIDKGFYTEDEARSASINHVVTRALGTAEVVEVDILEQEAERDDLFLLCSDGLSDMLSDEMIEQILSEADMTLDDKAQGLVARANQNGGKDNVSVILIRVQSPE
- a CDS encoding protein kinase, which encodes MEEQVKLNGYSNLAKIGEGGMAFVYRGIQDSLKRPVAIKILTHELEDHGEARNRFERESLIIARLNHPNIIHVIDRGINEDDLPYFVMEYIEGIDLNNAVQVMQLDHYNKMGIIIQLLKALAYAHKNNVIHRDIKPDNILVDENCNIKVLDFGIAQFYEDQRLPSEKTVEGTVMGTYNYMSPEQRESADNVTVKSDIYSVGVVMYRLFTGEIPSGHFPPPSKLNPEVSPDLDRIILQCLEPKPEDRPESAEALKIEVLSVMKGAHIMGDQKKRAEQGITQIKAKFQLLDVLREDRYGSVYLYQQKQSQNLLIIKKKTKNSPGFETSNKLAKIQHQNVLSTLGTARNDRLFILVQSYLSGGTLQDKLAFQLDWNETLRIGKEICQGMNFAHKHNIVHGHLRPTNILFTDRGEVKITDFGLKDDLSDVRNAHFYSLQGEPESIAADIYAVGVILYQLFTGSLPRQQSNYPGQPRKTFLDLPGDIQELITTMLSTIPERRHRDSLQRSIRMFSEHLEVTGSKSPDTSAADVEREPDSEPRRTKDDITAITVPRLEEDAQEPVFELAAHQKKVPFYKTRTSWMFGILLLLFTQYLLFFGGNGRISQVVPLVYDQMADSFRGFLGEQ
- a CDS encoding FHA domain-containing protein — translated: MTGKLEFSFNANKIGEYALDKEVMTIGRKDDNDIRIDNLAVSGHHAKLLTIFGDSFLEDLNSTNGTFVNGKSIDKHALQNGDVITIGKHELRYINYNNKPSASVAGDIEKTVFIGAKGPKKAPINGAPKPNLEERLQTAKLQLLNGKSSGRELFLEKESIKLGKPGTQVVLINRRPDGHFIVTLEQAEECKPLRVNGVDIGSRSVKLQNHDIIEINQLKIEYYLGT